One part of the Mauremys mutica isolate MM-2020 ecotype Southern chromosome 21, ASM2049712v1, whole genome shotgun sequence genome encodes these proteins:
- the TAS1R3 gene encoding taste receptor type 1 member 3 isoform X1 gives MARALLLYLSLGCSVAQGRTCMSAQFRKPGDYILGGLFPFGMNTMNLSERLEPSIIVCERLYASGLIWALGMKFAIDKINNSTSLLPGIKLGYEIYDSCLEPVVVIQPSLLFLTREGSAGIRVLCSYTDYQTRVTAVIGPYLSDLALITAKLFSFFLIPQVSYGASSEKLSQEEYYPSFFRTVPSDKSQSKALVQLLDKFGWNWIAAIGSENEYGREGLGTFSSLATAQGICIAYEALIPADPSVPQDHKKLETIIKYINETQVNVIVLFSVDRPVKALLEQWISHGFSQKVWIATEAWVMSDIVTSIPNIQTIGTVIGFTIKGGIVPGFQDYVADLFASIQQESFCRASWEYSLDADSAVLGPQCRQCDNVSLHDVSHLLENQQTYAVYVAVYSVAHTLHQALGCTEEGCPKATVKSWQLLDIMKELQFTLDNQSFQMDQFHSMNQGFDIMFWSWQKGNLRYIPVGDYQESLRINTSQIRFHTMDKKKPVSTCFWRCEPGQIKRVKGFHLCCYDCIDCEENTYESKDDLFCTNCPEHQWSPIRSTKCYDRSERYFFWDEPLIIGLLVLMLFVMVLTGLSAVLFLKNLNTPLVQAAGGARSIFALLFLLLMCLSLCLQIGKPSTASCMLQQPLYTLCLCACFSTFLVKSLEIVLLTEFTSCPKGFLLWVTQKRAWLVVAVTCLVESMLCFWYIYSVPAFPVRDYKLLHSQVLIRCKIKSWFAYIMIHGYNGGLAFICFLCTFMVQTPAKKYNMARGITFSMLAYFVTWIAFIATYSTVQATQQPAAEICGGLLCALGILTSFYIPKCYILLFKPEWNTLAYFQLHQGRAS, from the exons ATGGCTAGAGCCCTGCTGCTGTACCTGAGCTTGGGCTGCTCCGTGGCCCAAGGACGCACATGCATGTCGGCTCAGTTTAGAAAGCCGGGTGATTATATCCTGGGAGGCTTATTCCCGTTTGGAATGAATACCATGAACCTGAGCGAGCGACTGGAGCCCAGCATCATCGTGTGTGAAAG GTTATATGCTTCTGGCCTGATCTGGGCTCTAGGGATGAAGTTTGCCATCGATAAAATCAACAACTCCACTTCCCTCCTCCCGGGAATAAAACTGGGCTATGAAATCTACGACAGCTGCTTAGAGCCAGTGGTGGTCATACAGCCCAGCTTGTTATTCCTGACCAGGGAGGGCAGCGCTGGGATCAGAGTCCTGTGCAGCTACACCGACTACCAGACCCGAGTAACAGCGGTGATCGGGCCTTACCTGTCAGACCTCGCTCTGATTACAGCCAAGCTCTTCAGCTTCTTTCTAATCCCGCAG GTCAGCTATGGAGCCAGCAGTGAGAAACTCAGCCAAGAGGAGTATTACCCATCCTTTTTCCGGACCGTTCCCAGTGATAAGAGCCAGTCGAAAGCCCTGGTGCAGCTACTCGACAAGTTTGGATGGAACTGGATTGCGGCCATCGGGAGCGAAAATGAATATGGCCGTGAAGGCCTGGGCACCTTCTCCAGCTTGGCCACAGCCCAGGGCATCTGCATAGCCTATGAGGCATTGATTCCTGCTGACCCATCAGTCCCACAAGATCACAAGAAACTGGAGACAATAATCAAGTACATCAATGAGACTCAGGTGAATGTAATTGTCCTCTTCTCCGTGGACAGGCCCGTGAAGGCCCTGCTGGAACAGTGGATCAGTCATGGCTTCAGCCAGAAGGTCTGGATTGCCACTGAAGCCTGGGTGATGTCTGACATAGTCACCTCCATCCCTAACATCCAGACCATTGGGACTGTCATTGGCTTTACCATCAAGGGAGGCATTGTACCTGGCTTTCAAGACTACGTTGCTGACCTCTTCGCATCCATCCAGCAGGAGAGTTTCTGCCGGGCTTCCTGGGAGTACAGCCTCGATGCCGACTCCGCTGTGCTCGGCCCACAGTGCAGGCAATGCGACAATGTCTCCCTGCATGACGTCTCTCACTTGCTAGAGAACCAGCAGACCTACGCGGTGTACGTCGCCGTGTACAGCGTGGCCCATACGCTGCACCAGGCGCTGGGGTGCACGGAGGAAGGGTGCCCAAAAGCAACTGTCAAGTCCTGGCAG ctgctggaCATCATGAAAGAGCTTCAGTTCACCCTTGATAACCAATCATTCCAGATGGACCAGTTCCATAGCATGAACCAGGGCTTCGACATCATGTTCTGGAGCTGGCAGAAAGGCAACCTCCGGTATATACCCGTTGGAGACTACCAGGAGTCCTTACGCATCAACACGTCCCAGATTCGGTTTCACACCATGGATAAGAAG AAGCCTGTATCCACGTGTTTTTGGCGGTGTGAACCCGGGCAGATTAAGAGAGTGAAGGGATTCCACCTCTGCTGTTATGACTGTATCGACTGTGAAGAAAACACCTACGAGAGCAAAG ATGACTTGTTTTGCACTAACTGTCCAGAACATCAGTGGTCACCTATTCGGAGCACCAAGTGTTACGACCGCAGCGAGAGGTACTTCTTCTGGGACGAGCCGCTCATCATCGGCTTGCTGGTCCTGATGCTCTTCGTCATGGTGCTGACCGGCCTGTCAGCAGTGCTCTTCCTTAAGAACCTCAACACGCCCCTGGTGCAGGCGGCTGGGGGTGCCAGGAGCATCTTTGCCCTGCTCTTCCTCTTGCTGATGTGCCTCAGCTTGTGCCTCCAAATAGGGAAGCCCAGCACTGCCAGCTGTATGCTCCAGCAGCCTCTCTACACCCTGTGCCTCTGCGCTTGCTTCTCCACCTTCTTAGTCAAGTCGCTGGAGATCGTCTTGCTGACGGAGTTCACAAGCTGTCCCAAAGGCTTCCTGCTCTGGGTGACCCAGAAGAGGGCCTGGCTCGTTGTCGCTGTCACCTGCCTGGTTGAGAGCATGCTCTGTTTTTGGTACATCTACTCGGTTCCAGCCTTCCCAGTGAGGGATTACAAACTGCTGCACTCCCAGGTTCTGATCCGTTGTAAGATTAAGTCCTGGTTCGCCTACATTATGATCCATGGCTACAACGGCGGCCTGGCATTCATCTGTTTCCTCTGCACTTTCATGGTGCAGACCCCTGCCAAGAAGTACAACATGGCCCGGGGGATAACGTTTAGCATGCTGGCCTACTTCGTTACTTGGATCGCTTTCATCGCCACCTACAGCACGGTGCAGGCCACGCAGCAGCCCGCTGCAGAGATCTGCGGTGGGCTGCTGTGCGCGCTGGGGATCCTGACCTCCTTCTACATCCCTAAATGCTACATCCTCTTGTTTAAGCCTGAGTGGAACACGTTGGCTTATTTCCAGTTACACCAAGGAAGGGCCTCATGA
- the TAS1R3 gene encoding taste receptor type 1 member 3 isoform X2: MKFAIDKINNSTSLLPGIKLGYEIYDSCLEPVVVIQPSLLFLTREGSAGIRVLCSYTDYQTRVTAVIGPYLSDLALITAKLFSFFLIPQVSYGASSEKLSQEEYYPSFFRTVPSDKSQSKALVQLLDKFGWNWIAAIGSENEYGREGLGTFSSLATAQGICIAYEALIPADPSVPQDHKKLETIIKYINETQVNVIVLFSVDRPVKALLEQWISHGFSQKVWIATEAWVMSDIVTSIPNIQTIGTVIGFTIKGGIVPGFQDYVADLFASIQQESFCRASWEYSLDADSAVLGPQCRQCDNVSLHDVSHLLENQQTYAVYVAVYSVAHTLHQALGCTEEGCPKATVKSWQLLDIMKELQFTLDNQSFQMDQFHSMNQGFDIMFWSWQKGNLRYIPVGDYQESLRINTSQIRFHTMDKKKPVSTCFWRCEPGQIKRVKGFHLCCYDCIDCEENTYESKDDLFCTNCPEHQWSPIRSTKCYDRSERYFFWDEPLIIGLLVLMLFVMVLTGLSAVLFLKNLNTPLVQAAGGARSIFALLFLLLMCLSLCLQIGKPSTASCMLQQPLYTLCLCACFSTFLVKSLEIVLLTEFTSCPKGFLLWVTQKRAWLVVAVTCLVESMLCFWYIYSVPAFPVRDYKLLHSQVLIRCKIKSWFAYIMIHGYNGGLAFICFLCTFMVQTPAKKYNMARGITFSMLAYFVTWIAFIATYSTVQATQQPAAEICGGLLCALGILTSFYIPKCYILLFKPEWNTLAYFQLHQGRAS, translated from the exons ATGAAGTTTGCCATCGATAAAATCAACAACTCCACTTCCCTCCTCCCGGGAATAAAACTGGGCTATGAAATCTACGACAGCTGCTTAGAGCCAGTGGTGGTCATACAGCCCAGCTTGTTATTCCTGACCAGGGAGGGCAGCGCTGGGATCAGAGTCCTGTGCAGCTACACCGACTACCAGACCCGAGTAACAGCGGTGATCGGGCCTTACCTGTCAGACCTCGCTCTGATTACAGCCAAGCTCTTCAGCTTCTTTCTAATCCCGCAG GTCAGCTATGGAGCCAGCAGTGAGAAACTCAGCCAAGAGGAGTATTACCCATCCTTTTTCCGGACCGTTCCCAGTGATAAGAGCCAGTCGAAAGCCCTGGTGCAGCTACTCGACAAGTTTGGATGGAACTGGATTGCGGCCATCGGGAGCGAAAATGAATATGGCCGTGAAGGCCTGGGCACCTTCTCCAGCTTGGCCACAGCCCAGGGCATCTGCATAGCCTATGAGGCATTGATTCCTGCTGACCCATCAGTCCCACAAGATCACAAGAAACTGGAGACAATAATCAAGTACATCAATGAGACTCAGGTGAATGTAATTGTCCTCTTCTCCGTGGACAGGCCCGTGAAGGCCCTGCTGGAACAGTGGATCAGTCATGGCTTCAGCCAGAAGGTCTGGATTGCCACTGAAGCCTGGGTGATGTCTGACATAGTCACCTCCATCCCTAACATCCAGACCATTGGGACTGTCATTGGCTTTACCATCAAGGGAGGCATTGTACCTGGCTTTCAAGACTACGTTGCTGACCTCTTCGCATCCATCCAGCAGGAGAGTTTCTGCCGGGCTTCCTGGGAGTACAGCCTCGATGCCGACTCCGCTGTGCTCGGCCCACAGTGCAGGCAATGCGACAATGTCTCCCTGCATGACGTCTCTCACTTGCTAGAGAACCAGCAGACCTACGCGGTGTACGTCGCCGTGTACAGCGTGGCCCATACGCTGCACCAGGCGCTGGGGTGCACGGAGGAAGGGTGCCCAAAAGCAACTGTCAAGTCCTGGCAG ctgctggaCATCATGAAAGAGCTTCAGTTCACCCTTGATAACCAATCATTCCAGATGGACCAGTTCCATAGCATGAACCAGGGCTTCGACATCATGTTCTGGAGCTGGCAGAAAGGCAACCTCCGGTATATACCCGTTGGAGACTACCAGGAGTCCTTACGCATCAACACGTCCCAGATTCGGTTTCACACCATGGATAAGAAG AAGCCTGTATCCACGTGTTTTTGGCGGTGTGAACCCGGGCAGATTAAGAGAGTGAAGGGATTCCACCTCTGCTGTTATGACTGTATCGACTGTGAAGAAAACACCTACGAGAGCAAAG ATGACTTGTTTTGCACTAACTGTCCAGAACATCAGTGGTCACCTATTCGGAGCACCAAGTGTTACGACCGCAGCGAGAGGTACTTCTTCTGGGACGAGCCGCTCATCATCGGCTTGCTGGTCCTGATGCTCTTCGTCATGGTGCTGACCGGCCTGTCAGCAGTGCTCTTCCTTAAGAACCTCAACACGCCCCTGGTGCAGGCGGCTGGGGGTGCCAGGAGCATCTTTGCCCTGCTCTTCCTCTTGCTGATGTGCCTCAGCTTGTGCCTCCAAATAGGGAAGCCCAGCACTGCCAGCTGTATGCTCCAGCAGCCTCTCTACACCCTGTGCCTCTGCGCTTGCTTCTCCACCTTCTTAGTCAAGTCGCTGGAGATCGTCTTGCTGACGGAGTTCACAAGCTGTCCCAAAGGCTTCCTGCTCTGGGTGACCCAGAAGAGGGCCTGGCTCGTTGTCGCTGTCACCTGCCTGGTTGAGAGCATGCTCTGTTTTTGGTACATCTACTCGGTTCCAGCCTTCCCAGTGAGGGATTACAAACTGCTGCACTCCCAGGTTCTGATCCGTTGTAAGATTAAGTCCTGGTTCGCCTACATTATGATCCATGGCTACAACGGCGGCCTGGCATTCATCTGTTTCCTCTGCACTTTCATGGTGCAGACCCCTGCCAAGAAGTACAACATGGCCCGGGGGATAACGTTTAGCATGCTGGCCTACTTCGTTACTTGGATCGCTTTCATCGCCACCTACAGCACGGTGCAGGCCACGCAGCAGCCCGCTGCAGAGATCTGCGGTGGGCTGCTGTGCGCGCTGGGGATCCTGACCTCCTTCTACATCCCTAAATGCTACATCCTCTTGTTTAAGCCTGAGTGGAACACGTTGGCTTATTTCCAGTTACACCAAGGAAGGGCCTCATGA
- the LOC123354169 gene encoding ceramide-1-phosphate transfer protein isoform X1, which produces MAAGAETFSLREVLVAFTACVSEQREVRVDPYLAGWKGLVRFLNCLGTIFSFISKDAVTKIEIIENYRNSDQQEKYLTVQSMVEYELANDLVDLQKRSKHPDSGCRTFLRLHRALHWLQMFLEGLRTGEDNSKTSVICSETYNASLANYHPWIIRKAAGVAFCALPTRNTFLETMNVGTAEEAVAMLGEALPYICEVYKITEELYAQHKLLDLP; this is translated from the exons ATGGCGGCGGGGGCGGAGACGTTCTCCCTGAGGGAAGTGCTGGTGGCGTTCACAGCCTGCGTCAGCGAGCAGCGGGAGGTGCGCGTGGACCCGTACCTGGCGGGCTGGAAAGGCCTGGTCCG GTTTCTGAACTGCCTGGGCACAATTTTCTCCTTCATTTCTAAAGATGCAGTGACCAAAATAGAGATCATAGAGAATTACCGTAATAGTGACCAGCAAGAAAAGTACTTGACCGTTCAATCCATGGTGGAGTATGAGCTGGCTAATGACCTGGTTGATCTCCAAAAGCGATCCAAGCACCCTGACTCAGGCTGCAGAACCTTCTTGCGCCTCCACCGAGCCCTTCACTGGCTGCAGATGTTCTTGGAAGGACTGAGGACTGGCGAGGACAACTCCAAAACCTCCGTGATCTGCTCAGAGACATACAATGCTTCCTTGGCTAACTATCATCCCTGGATTATTCGCAAGGCTGCCGGGGTGGCTTTTTGTGCCTTACCCACTCGAAATACATTCCTTGAAACCATGAATGTGGGCACAGCTGAAGAGGCCGTGGCTATGCTGGGGGAAGCTTTGCCCTATATCtgtgaagtctataaaatcacagAGGAGCTCTATGCCCAACATAAACTGCTTGATCTCCCCTAG
- the LOC123354169 gene encoding ceramide-1-phosphate transfer protein isoform X2, translating into MVQHKALTGCRRPLKKKWGINTMAGVGQRFLNCLGTIFSFISKDAVTKIEIIENYRNSDQQEKYLTVQSMVEYELANDLVDLQKRSKHPDSGCRTFLRLHRALHWLQMFLEGLRTGEDNSKTSVICSETYNASLANYHPWIIRKAAGVAFCALPTRNTFLETMNVGTAEEAVAMLGEALPYICEVYKITEELYAQHKLLDLP; encoded by the exons ATGGTTCAGCATAAGGCTCTGACAGGCTGCAGGAGACCCCTTAAAAAGAAGTGGGGAATTAACACCATGGCAGGCGTAGGACAAAG GTTTCTGAACTGCCTGGGCACAATTTTCTCCTTCATTTCTAAAGATGCAGTGACCAAAATAGAGATCATAGAGAATTACCGTAATAGTGACCAGCAAGAAAAGTACTTGACCGTTCAATCCATGGTGGAGTATGAGCTGGCTAATGACCTGGTTGATCTCCAAAAGCGATCCAAGCACCCTGACTCAGGCTGCAGAACCTTCTTGCGCCTCCACCGAGCCCTTCACTGGCTGCAGATGTTCTTGGAAGGACTGAGGACTGGCGAGGACAACTCCAAAACCTCCGTGATCTGCTCAGAGACATACAATGCTTCCTTGGCTAACTATCATCCCTGGATTATTCGCAAGGCTGCCGGGGTGGCTTTTTGTGCCTTACCCACTCGAAATACATTCCTTGAAACCATGAATGTGGGCACAGCTGAAGAGGCCGTGGCTATGCTGGGGGAAGCTTTGCCCTATATCtgtgaagtctataaaatcacagAGGAGCTCTATGCCCAACATAAACTGCTTGATCTCCCCTAG
- the INTS11 gene encoding integrator complex subunit 11 has protein sequence MPEIKVTPLGAGQDVGRSCILVSIAGKNVMLDCGMHMGYNDDRRFPDFSYITQNGRLTDFLDCVIISHFHLDHCGALPYFSEMVGYDGPIYMTHPTKAICPILLEDYRKITVDKKGETNFFTSQMIKDCMKKVVAVHLHQTVQVDDELEIKAYYAGHVLGAAMFQIKVGSESVVYTGDYNMTPDRHLGAAWIDKCRPDLLISESTYATTIRDSKRCRERDFLKKVHESVERGGKVLIPVFALGRAQELCILLETFWERMNLKAPIYFSMGLTEKANHYYKLFITWTNQKIRKTFVQRNMFEFKHIKAFDRAFADNPGPMVVFATPGMLHAGQSLQIFRKWAGNEKNMVIMPGYCVQGTVGHKILSGQRKLEMEGRQILEVKMQVEYMSFSAHADAKGIMQLIRQAEPRNVLLVHGEAKKMEFLKQKIEQEFYVNCYMPANGETTTLFTSPNIPVDISLGLLKRESAIGLVPDSKKPKLMHGTLIMKDNSFRLVSPEQALKELGLGEHQLRFTCRVHIQDPRKEHEMVLRVYNHLKGVLKDYSVQHLPDGSIMVESILIQATAQSEDQGTKVLLVSWTYQDEELGSYLTSLLKKGLPQTTA, from the exons ATGCCTGAAATAAAAGTCACGCCCTTGG GGGCTGGCCAGGATGTGGGCCGGAGCTGCATCCTTGTGTCTATTGCAGGGAAAAATGTCATGCTAGACTGCGGGATGCACATGGGCTATAATGATGAT AGGCgctttcctgatttttcatacatTACCCAGAATGGAAGACTGACTGACTTTCTAGACTGTGTAATCATCAG CCACTTTCATTTGGACCACTGTGGAGCTTTACCGTATTTCAGTGAAATGGTTGGCTATGATGGACCCATATACATGACGCACCCCACCAAGGCCATCTGCCCCATCCTGCTGGAGGATTACAGGAAAATTACTGTGGATAAGAAAGGGGAGACCAACTTCTTCACTTCCCAAATGATTAAAGATTGTATGAAAAAAGTGGTAGCTGTCCACCTTCACCAGACAGTTCAG GTAGATGATGAGCTGGAAATCAAGGCGTACTATGCCGGCCATGTGCTGGGAGCAGCCATGTTCCAGATTAAAGTTGGTTCTGAGTCTGTGGTATATACT GGTGATTATAACATGACGCCAGACAGACACTTAGG AGCTGCCTGGATTGATAAGTGTCGTCCGGATTTATTAATCAGCGAATCCACCTATGCCACAACTATCAGAGACTCCAAACGCTGCAGAGAGAGGGACTTCCTGAAGAAGGTCCATGAAAGTGTAGAGAGAGGAGGGAAG GTTCTTATCCCGGTTTTTGCTCTGGGACGTGCCCAGGAACTCTGCATCTTACTGGAAACGTTCTG GGAAAGAATGAACTTGAAGGCCCCGATTTACTTCTCCATGGGACTGACTGAGAAGGCCAATCACTACTACAAGCTCTTCATCACGTGGACTAATCAGAAGATCCGGAAAACTTTTGTCCAGAGAAACATGTTCGAATTCAAACACATCAAGGCGTTTGACAGGGCCTTTGCCGATAACCCTGGGCCAATG GTTGTATTTGCAACCCCAGGTATGCTTCATGCCGGACAGTCCCTCCAGATCTTCAGGAAATGggcagggaatgaaaagaacatg GTCATTATGCCAGGTTACTGTGTGCAAGGAACTGTGGGCCATAAGATCCTCAGTGGACAGCGGAAGCTAGAAATGGAAGGAAGACAAATA CTGGAGGTGAAGATGCAGGTAGAATACATGTCCTTTAGTGCCCATGCTGATGCCAAGGGAATAATGCAGCTGATTCGCCAGGCTGAGCCACGCAATGTTCTTCTGGTTCACGGGGAAGCAAAGAAGATGGAGTTCCTGAAGCAGAAAATTGAACAGGAATTTT ATGTGAACTGTTACATGCCGGCAAATGGAGAAACCACTACGTTGTTCACCAGCCCCAATATACCAGTGGACATTTCCCTTGGATTGTTGAAGAGAGAGAGTGCCATAG GGCTCGTCCCGGATTCCAAGAAGCCAAAGCTCATGCATGGCACATTAATCATGAAGGATAAC AGCTTCCGCTTGGTCTCTCCGGAGCAGGCACTGAAGGAACTGGGTCTTGGGGAGCATCAACTGCgttttacctgccgtgtccacattCAGGATCCTCGCAAGGAGCATGAGATGGTGCTTCGAGTCTATAATCACCTTAAGGG AGTCCTGAAAGATTATTCTGTTCAGCATCTCCCTGACGGATCGATCATGGTGGAGTCCATTCTGATCCAAGCCACAGCACAGTCAGAGGACCAAGGAACCAAAGTTTTGCTGGTGTCATGGACATACCAG GATGAAGAACTGGGCAGCTATCTTACATCCCTATTGAAAAAGGGACTGCCACAAACTACAGCTTGA
- the LOC123354167 gene encoding lysophosphatidic acid receptor 6-like, producing MANTSCAMAGGHSNATIVDCYVEADFQYHLFTIIYSIVFVLGLLENVLALCLLICKVKHSSHSYIYLINLAVADTLFVCMLPFKIHYHLNQNDWIFGDMACRITGTLYYINIYVSIAFFTCICVDRYVAVLHPFAYIRIKVTHYRIVVTGFWLVAVSITIPLILGGPLHNKGPGNTTACFENFSPTSWTHRMMPYNVCALLFGFVIPFAVILISYPLIAKRIAHTRRSIHKKKASRTIYLILLICILCFLPYHLTHLLHFLMRVQLIQSCLFTNLIYKMRRVTLALVSFNCCLNPILYYFTASSKPWRLGLKFRSKTKVYTICDRKFNDYPYKSKPAARPPPPQLNEMPFLKQGQ from the coding sequence ATGGCCAACACTTCCTGTGCCATGGCAGGGGGACACTCTAATGCAACAATAGTGGATTGTTATGTGGAAGCAGACTTCCAGTACCATCTCTTCACTATCATCTACAGCATTGTCTTTGTACTGGGACTGCTAGAAAATGTCTTGGCTCTCTGCCTTTTGATCTGCAAGGTCAAGCACAGCTCTCACTCCTACATCTACCTCATCAACCTGGCTGTAGCAGATACCTTGTTTGTTTGCATGCTGCCCTTTAAAATCCATTACCACCTGAACCAGAACGATTGGATCTTTGGAGATATGGCTTGTAGGATCACCGGGACCTTGTACTACATCAACATCTACGTCAGCATTGCCTTCTTCACCTGCATTTGCGTGGATCGTTACGTGGCCGTGCTGCACCCCTTCGCCTACATCCGGATCAAAGTCACCCACTACAGGATAGTGGTCACAGGCTTTTGGCTCGTTGCTGTAAGCATCACGATCCCACTTATCCTTGGGGGGCCCCTTCACAACAAGGGCCCAGGGAACACGACTGCGTGCTTTGAGAACTTCTCGCCGACCAGCTGGACCCATCGCATGATGCCCTACAATGTCTGTGCCTTGCTGTTCGGCTTTGTCATCCCGTTTGCCGTCATCCTCATCAGCTACCCGCTCATCGCCAAGCGGATCGCCCACACCAGACGCAGCATTCACAAGAAGAAGGCCTCGAGGACCATCTACCTGATCCTGCTCATCTGCATCCTGTGCTTCCTGCCTTATCATCTCACTCACCTACTCCACTTCCTGATGAGGGTCCAGCTCATCCAAAGTTGCCTGTTTACCAACTTAATTTACAAAATGCGCCGGGTCACTTTGGCCCTGGTCAGTTTCAACTGCTGCCTGAACCCCATCCTATACTACTTCACGGCTTCCAGCAAGCCATGGCGGCTCGGCCTCAAGTTCAGATCCAAAACCAAGGTTTATACCATCTGTGACAGAAAATTCAATGACTATCCTTATAAAAGCAAGCCAGCAGCAAGACCACCACCACCGCAATTGAATGAAATGCCTTTTTTAAAACAAGGTCAGTAA